The Lepisosteus oculatus isolate fLepOcu1 chromosome 28, fLepOcu1.hap2, whole genome shotgun sequence genome includes the window TGTCCTGCGCCCCAGCAGAGATTTGAGAGTTGGGGAGCCCCAGTGAATCATCAAGTCTCCGAGTGTGTATGGTGCGATGCAAGTTGGGGGTCTTTCACCCCCCTTTTTTGCCGTCTGTTTCCATGAGTGGAATGTGCTGTGATGCCCCGGGTGTATATTGGGGGGCGGGGTCCGACCTGTTTCCCACATGTGCTGTCTGAGGTTGAGAGACGTGTTCTTCTAGGGCAAACCTTTCCCTAAAAATCCTAGGAAGCCTTTCTTTAGTTTCTTTCCTGGGAACGGTGGGCAGCTCCTGTACAGACTTCCTGGAAAATGGCGCTACTGGTGCTGTAGGCAGGGGctacagtctgtgtgtctgctcaGCATGGTCGTTGCCTGAGCTCACACGTGTCCTGAATCTGTCACTATCAAGCTCTCACTGAGGGAGGAATGTGAAACTGAGGGAGGAATGTGAAACTGCTGTGCTTGAGTAACGTAAACAGCCTTTTCTGTTTCTAGTAGAATATTTTATCTTAAACAATACTGCCTTTCTGAAAATCTGGTAGAATAAATATTCAACAAACTTACCTGAAGAGAAATCATGAATATAGAGTGTTTTAAGCACACTAGTGCTATAGGAACAAATggaactgtgtttttttttttaagctcatGTGCTTGACTCACAGTGATTTACGAAGTGTGTATCAAGAAAGAACAAGTAAAAATCatgaacacgtttttgaaaTTCTTTTTGAAATAAGTCTGCTTTCTAGGGATCCTGGAAAATGTAGGAAGTGGTAACTCATTCCAAGGCATGGCATGGGTGTTGGAAAAGGAATTGTAGAATGTACACTGGGAAGGAAAATCCCTTCAGCTTTCTAATGGGGTTTATATGAACTGAATATCCAAGGATAATGTTTACTACAGGACTCCACTGTTGGATGGCCTAGTGTCCTTTTTTGTTCCAACCTGAGTAGTTAAcctttcttttgggttttttcctcaaactattGACTTCATTAAAAGATAGTTATTTATTAAACACGCCAGAGTCTGGGTTAGAAGTGTCACAATTATGAAATCAAATATTGGACCAGGTCTGTAACTGTGAGAAAATGAGCTGGGGTTCCCTTGCTAGAAAACTGTTAATTGCGGTTTAGCACTTACATTGCACTGCTGCTCTTATTATtacatcattgaaaataacGTGAGTCGGTTTTCTTGCGATAAGGTTTCCAACTAAcacttgtttttcttctctcatcGTAATGCAGGAAAGCGAAGATGGAATAGGCGATGGTAAGCTGGTTTAAATTTCCTTTGTGACTCATTTTTAAATTGCGGTAAATGTCATTACTCTGGCTTCTTGCGAATGTGGCCCATTCGGTGTGTTGTGCAGTTAGTCAGCAGTCTCTGACCCTGCTTTTGCAGGTCTCCAGGCAAAGATCAGGTTAACTGAAGACAGGGGTTGATATATGCCTGCAAACTGGAGTAGGACTCTTATTAGGACTTCGGAAGAAATATGGACGGGGATGTGTTGAGGACAGTTAAGCTCTGGACAGGCCTTTAGCTCATATTGTTTATCGTCTAGTACAGTTTCTTGTGCTGTCCTGGGTTGGAGGCCTTACCTTTCAGTTAATATCTAGAGTCTAACATCTTGTGTACAACTGTAATTGTTCTTACTGGGGTTGTCACATGGGTGGGGCACTGTGTGTCATGAATGACTGCAGGGACCCCAGGCCCAGCCCTGAATGACATCGGTTCAGCAGCTTGTCCAGCTCTCTCTGATCATCATTTGTTAAATAGAGGGAAAGAGTTGCTGTTAAAGGCCTTGTCCATCCTTCAGGTGACTTAGTGAGACCATGACAAGACAGCCTGCTGCTTGCAGTCTTCCAGGTCTTATTTTATGCTGGGTTAGCAAATTGTATACTGAATGTTCTTGTTTTGTCCTCAGCAATCCTGTCAGATTATGAAAGTGCGGACCCAGAAGAGAACTGCTCACACTCTGAGGTTTGTTTCCTTCTGAGTTCTTTCAGATGCCTTTCTTCCTTTAGGAGAAAAACCATGCCCTTAAAGGAGCTTGGGATCCTTCAAGCTTTCAGAGGAGTGCAAGGAAAAGTAACTCCTCCTCACACGATTTGGCCTGGCCACGTGCCTTGAGGTTTCTGAGAAAAACTCGGATGTTTGTAACTGAAATTATAGCGTAGCTATGTCTGTAAATTGTAGGGGCTGTACATCCAGTGCCTACATGTCATTAAGAGCAgtcttttgttttaatgaagTTTAGCCTCAGTCTCTGCTGACCTGTCATGTGTGTGGGTGTAATGTTCTCCTGTTTTACAACCTGTGCTGTTGTGATTGCATGTCAGTCACTCCACATGGCACAATATAGACTTGTTTATCATATTAATTAAGGGTTTCCACAAAGCACTGTAGGTATTTTCAGACTTTTCAGATAACACAGGGCCGAAACTCGACAAGCGTTTTCTGAATTGCTCCCCTTACCACCCCAGGCAGCGTCAGGCATGTGACGTGGTATCTTTGTTTTCCCAGCTATGGACTCCCAACTGTACAGAACGAAGAAACAAGCACCAACATACGTGCAAATGTTCcgataaagaaattaaatttaccGTATTAAAGTGCAAAGCCCTGGGACTGGCGCCCATGGGGTTTGGGGTGTTTACTCCAGCACTGCGCAGTGTGTTCAGGTGTCCGGGGTTTGTGTTGTATGGCTTGTGGTTGTCAGGAGTGTCCTAGCTAATTGTGAGTGTTTGAGGAGATGAGGAAGAAACGCTTTTGTGTTCTGTCTCCCCCATCTTCTCTCCCCACCCAgtgtgaggaggaggaagaggcagCAGGGTTCAGTGAAGAAGAGGGCTCCAAGCCCCCTGCCGAGCCCAAACCGTCAGAGGATGAGCAGgctggagaggaggaggaggaggaaggaggaGGGAGCAAAGAGGTGAAGTCAGAGGAGAAGGGGAACCTGGCtggggagaggcagagtgggGATGGGCAGGTACTGTAGCTCTGTTGATCATCACTTTTATTTTCACCATTGCAGGGAAGCAGAAGTGTCCTACGTGTCTGAAACCaacagtaattttgtttttattgtacttttttgtgttgtattttaaaCCCTTTGCTggcattctgaaaaaaacagtgcacACAAACTGCTCGTGTCCGTGTGCTTCTGAAATCCCCCCATTCCAGTCTTGGGAACAGGTGTCCTGTAATTAGAAGGATTGCACTCCCATTTAGTCTGCACGCGTGGTGTGGGGCCGCCGGCAGCCTGTTACATGTGCTTCTCTGTGCTGCGAGCTCTCGAATGCCCGGAGTGACCCcgtctcctcctcttcctccttccCTCTGTGCCAACTCCCCGCCTGTCCCGGCAGGAGAGCACGGACACCCTGGAGAACAAGTCCTCCGCCAAGCCCGGGAAGAAGCTGGACGATGATGAGGACCGCAAGAACCCCGCTTACATCCCGCGCAAGGGGCTGTTCTTCGAGCACGACGTCCGCGGGCAGGCCCAGGAGGACGACATCCGGTGAGGAGGAGCAGGGCCGCCGCCAAGGGGCTGCTGAGTGGTGGGGCGCGCTGTCGGCACCTCGACTCCAACCCTTTTTAAAGTCCGTCTCCTTCTGTCCCAAAGCCGCATCTTGCTCCTCAGGACTTTGTGAAGGAGCTCGGGTCTTTTCCCCTGcttctctgtgtgctgctctctCTGAATCATCTCTTCCTGCTGGGGTCGCTTGGCGTCGTGACTCGGCGTTTCCCCTCCCTCTCACCTCTGTCCTGTTGTCCCCCACCCTGCAGGCCGAAGGGGCGTCACAGGAAGCTGTGGAAGGACGAGGGACGCTGGGAACACGACAAGTTCCGCGAGGACGAGCAGGCGCCGAAGTCCCGGGAGGAGCTGATCGCGCTGTACGGTTACGACATCCGCAACGCCAACGGGCCGGCGGACGGCCGGTCGAGCCGCTCGCGCAAGCCCAGGTACAGCCGTCGCGGGCCGGGGTTCGGGGATGGGCTCAGGGGGGTCTTTTTGGGTTATTTATATCATCTCGTTCTTGTATGAACGGACAAAGGTATGCTGAGCGCTGGGCCCGTATGAAGGTAATcggaaataataacaaaaaagtTGCCAGTCATCTCAAAACCTCCATTATTCCAAATATAAATGAGCGTGAAGTCTGTTTTTAtcgctcttttgcattttgacaCAAGGTATAGTGCTGGGGAGAAAGGGTGAAGAAACAAATCACGAACTTCCAAAACCATCACGATGGGGAGTTTAGCTAATATACATAATCCACCTCTCCCAGTGTCTCCTCCTGCAGTCTTGGCCGAGTTGGCGGTcccttctgtgactcttgagcGCGGCGGAAGGGAAGACGGCCCCCCGGCTGGGGGGTGGTCCTGCCCGCCGGCCCGCGCTCCCCCTCTCCCACGTGCTGACCGCTGTCTGTCCTGCTGTTCCAGGTATGGCAGTCCTCCCAGCCGGGAGCGCCGCTGGAGAGACGGGGAGAAGCCGAGTCGGGCCTCCTGGCACGGAGCCGCCAACAGCGCCGGCCCGGCCCCGCCGTCGCAGCAGGGGGCCCCGGCCTCGCGGACGTTCGGCGGCAGGAGTTCGGCGGGGGGGCCGGGGCGCGTCTCGCACCCCCAGGCCCGCGGCTTCCAGAACAGCAGGCCCCCGCCCTCCTACAAGGAGGGGCGCGCGAACTACAAACCCCCCGACGACAGTAACCACCACGCCGGCGGCGGCTACAGCCGCGGGGGCCCCCCCGCGCCCCAGTACGCGGAGGGCGAGCCGGCGCACAGGCGGCGGGGGGAGGCCGAGCACGGCCCCTCGGGGGCGGCGGCGCCGGGGTCGCGCGgcgcggaggaggaggaggaggagtactACGTGAAGCCCGAGCGGGACTCGGCGGCGGacgcggcggcggcggctcgGGACGCCTCGCCCCCGGCCCAGGCGGCGCCGGAAAGGACGGTGGAAAAGAAATCGTACTCGCTGGCGCGCAGGACTCGCACCCGGGCCGCCGAGCTGGGCAAGCAGGCCTCCCTGGAGGAGGCGGCGCCGCTGCAGCCGCCCGCGCCCGCGCCGGGCCCCCCCACCGCCGCGCCCGCGCAGCCCGGCCGGCCCGCCAGCCCCGCGCCCAAGCAGCCGCCCGCGCCGGGGGCCGGGCCCCACGGGCCGGTCAAGACGGAGAGCTGGGAGCCCCCGCTGGAAGGCAGCGGGCTGGACCAGGACCTGGCCCGGCTCAGCCTGAGCGGGCAGAACTGGGCGCACAGCCCGCCCTCCTACCTCCCCGGGGAAATGAGGGGTGAGCTTTCGGTTTTCTTTGCTCGCCATGGtgatggggggaggggggtaccCCCTGTTCACACTGGTGCTCGCCGGAGCCACGTGGCCCAGAGTTCACCCCCTTGTGTGTTATTGTTCGTcctttcttaataataataataataataataatgttgctttattggccctatacaatttcttgcattaggaatttgtctttgcgcagaccccagcttgctctccatgagacacagactgggggtcagagcgcagggtcagccatttatacggcgcccctggagcagttggggttaagggccttgctcaggggcccagcggagtaggattcctctgccggctgtgggatttgaaccggcaaccttccagtcacaggctcagatcctgagccacagagccaccactccccttagttggggggggggggggggggggtgtcctGTAAACTCCCCCCCTAGatcttgagagagagagagagagagagagagagagagagagagagagagagagaacggtTTTTCGGCTCCCCCGCAGTTCTGAGTGAACGCAGAGTTCAGGTGTGCGGCGCCTGTGGAGTGAGAGGTGCCCCATGACCTGTAGCCGTGGGTGGCTGTGGGGGATTACAAGAGCCACGCGCTTCTCCAGCTGAGTTAGTGGAGGATCAGGGCAGCAAACCTCTCTCGAGCCTGCTCTCTGCTTCTGCTTAGTCTGGGGGGGGTGCATGACCAGGCGCGTTGTagctcttttcatttttatatgatTAGATTTATATTTAGTTCTGTATTTAATAATTAGTTCCCTCCAGGCTCCTGGCCGTGCATCATGCTTTCTGTTTGTGAAGCTGTGGGGTCTCTTGAGTGAGATGAAGTGCTTCTGGGAACGGAATTCATTGCCCCAGTTTCCCTACCTTCCCAGAGGACTCCGCTGGTTTTTCTTCCAGATGAATCCATGACCCTTCTAGTAATATAAGTAATATTGTTGCCTTTTCGTCCTCCCAGTGTGCCCAGCAGAAGAGCTGTGACCAGAGACAGGCTCCAGTCCTGTGTACCTTTTACACTGGTGGACCTGATCAAATCCTTAAATGTGCAAGGACAAATTTGGCAATCCCCAAACGACCTTGATAATTAACCTCAAAGCCTGGTATTGAGAGAGTGGGTTCTCAAATTTGGACTTCGGTGAACTTGTTGTGTCCTTGCTGTTGTATTTGGTGTAGTTTGGATGTTTGTGACAGCTGGTCGCCTTACTGCCTGCTTGGGAAAAGTCTCCTAGTACTGCAGCCAAATGACAAAATTTACAGGCTAAATATTGAAAAGAGATTCAATTATCCCCCCTGTGGGGTCGGCTGTCTCTGGTTCTGTACTCCTCCTGAGTCCCATCGCAGGAGTGACTTTCTTCCCCCTTTGTTTTCCAGGGATTTCGAATCCGCTGCACATGGGTGGGGGTCCTCCCCAGTACAACAGGATGGAGGAGCTGGTGAGTCGTGTGTTGGTTTAGGTCCGGGAGAGGGGTCCTGCAGCAGGCCTGCTCCCGGAGGCTGGAAGAAACCTGGTCAAGAAAGAAATCTTTGTCTGCCAGGTTCCCCTTTGGACACCCGATCAGATTGTGGTTTCTGGTTATTTGTATCATGATCCACTGTTGAAAGCACGACTAATGCATCCACTTGAAGTGCTGCTGGGGCAGATGACCAGTGTGAGGGTTGATTTGCATGCTGCTGATCTCTAGGCGTCAAAGCTTCCTGATTTTTGTCCTGCAACCTGTCTCTGCCCCCAGGTGGGgaccccctgctcctctccGCAGGTTGCAGGAGTGTGGTGCCCCTTGTGGGACCCCCCTGCTCCTCTCCGCGGGGCTGCAGGAGTGGGGGGACCCCCCTGCTCCTCTCCGCGGGGCTGCAGGAGTGGGGGGGAGCCCCCTGCTCCTCTCCGCGGGGCTGCAGGAGTGTGGTGCCCTTTGTGGGACCCCCCTGCTCCTCTCCGCGGGGCTGCAGGAGTGGGGGGAGCCCCCTGCTCCTCTCCGCGGGGCTGCAGGAGTGGGGGGAGCCCCCTGCTCCTCTCCGCGGGGCTGCAGGAGTGTGCCGTCTGACCGGCTGtgtcttctctctccctgtccagGGGGTGAGCGCGGGCAGAGCCAAGCGGTACTCCTCCCAGAGGCAGAGGCCGGTCCCCGAGCCGGCGCCCATGCACATCGGCATCATGGAGGGCCACTACTACGACCCCAGTGAGTGCCGGTCTACAGCTTTCATTTGGCCCCCTCtgcttcaagttcaagtttcaagtttattgtcattacactcatatacatggtatatggtataacgaaatactatttagctagctctcggacataagtagtacgaaaaggaaagaaacaacaacaatacaattgtgtagcaaaagaaagagagacaacaggcagtgtgcaaaaaaacaacaac containing:
- the casc3 gene encoding protein CASC3; translation: MGIVVFPMASLRLLTCAWPTFPISPREAQVFPCSFPKMADRRRRRKRASQDTEEEDESGSGTESGNSGPAGGKPRARAPEPAVLPSVRVRKKSEDESECESEDGIGDAILSDYESADPEENCSHSECEEEEEAAGFSEEEGSKPPAEPKPSEDEQAGEEEEEEGGGSKEVKSEEKGNLAGERQSGDGQESTDTLENKSSAKPGKKLDDDEDRKNPAYIPRKGLFFEHDVRGQAQEDDIRPKGRHRKLWKDEGRWEHDKFREDEQAPKSREELIALYGYDIRNANGPADGRSSRSRKPRYGSPPSRERRWRDGEKPSRASWHGAANSAGPAPPSQQGAPASRTFGGRSSAGGPGRVSHPQARGFQNSRPPPSYKEGRANYKPPDDSNHHAGGGYSRGGPPAPQYAEGEPAHRRRGEAEHGPSGAAAPGSRGAEEEEEEYYVKPERDSAADAAAAARDASPPAQAAPERTVEKKSYSLARRTRTRAAELGKQASLEEAAPLQPPAPAPGPPTAAPAQPGRPASPAPKQPPAPGAGPHGPVKTESWEPPLEGSGLDQDLARLSLSGQNWAHSPPSYLPGEMRGISNPLHMGGGPPQYNRMEELGVSAGRAKRYSSQRQRPVPEPAPMHIGIMEGHYYDPMPFQGPIYTHSESPAPLPPQGMLVQPEMHLPHPGLHPHQSGAPLPNTALYAGPPVSMSPGQPPPQQLLAPTFYPPPGVMTFSNTNFPYPAGATLPPLYPNPQAQAQVYGGVTYYDTMQQQAQPKPSPPRRSSQPVTIKPPPPEDERNGKAKERSSS